One Planctomycetaceae bacterium genomic window, CGTGCTGCCTGCCCTGATGGCCAGGCCCGGCACGGCCGACTTCTTCCGCCAGACCATCTCGTACGCGCAGGAGATGTTCCTGCCCAACCGCGGCCGCTGGTCCGTCGACGCCTGGGCCGACGCACCGACGTACAAGGGCGAGTTCTTCCCGGAAGTGCCTTATCTCGATGTGTCCGCCAGCGTCAGCGAAGACGGCAAGACGCTCGTGCTCAACGTCGCCAATCGCGACGTGACCAACGCTCACGAACTGACAACCGACGTGCTTGGCTGTCGTATCGGCCCGATGCGCGGGCGGCTGTTGACGCACTGCGACATCGACGCCCAGAACAGTTTTGAGAATCCGACGGCCGTTGTGCCCCAGCCGTTCGACATCGCCCCGGGCGGCAAGATTGGTCTGCCTCCCACCTCGCTGGTTGTGCTGGAAGGCGACTTGTCGTAAGTGGGCAATCAAAATTCCCAGGAGATGTCTTCAGCGACGACGCGAGCCGGATTGCCGGCCGCAACGGTGCGGGCAGGGACATCCTTCGTGACAACGGCGCCGGCGCCGATGACCGCCCCGTCTCCGATGGTGACGCCTTTGAGGATCTTGGCATGGGCTCCGATCCACACATGCGCGCCGATCTTTATCGGAAGGCTGCGAGGCCTGCCTGTAATGCCATGAATATCCGAGTCGGTTATCTGTACAAGCCACGAGATAGCACAATTTGGGCCGATCGCGACGTGAGTGGAA contains:
- a CDS encoding acyltransferase — protein: MELKLGKTAQCRFGENVRLSKGLIIHCGGELTIGDNTFLNPGTMILCSTHVAIGPNCAISWLVQITDSDIHGITGRPRSLPIKIGAHVWIGAHAKILKGVTIGDGAVIGAGAVVTKDVPARTVAAGNPARVVAEDISWEF